In Nocardia sputorum, a single genomic region encodes these proteins:
- a CDS encoding ATP-binding cassette domain-containing protein: MSFAVEVTGLVKNYGRARVLDEIDLRIPTGTVMGLLGPNGAGKTTTVRIVTTLLKPSAGSVRVAGVDVLHDPSAARKRIGLSGQYAAVDANLSGYENLRMVARLYGMSPRRATARATELLGALGLDYAAHRRAGTYSGGMARRLDLAGALVARPPVVVLDEPTTGLDPRGRLDMWRVIGDLVDDGTTVLLTTQYLEEADLLADRITVIDHGRVIARGSADELKTSIGGDRLTVTLAAGQAAEPALAVLAQVGVGNPAHEAGTDEVSVVVGDGSRTMVEALRRLDDAGVCVVDANVHRPSLDDVFLSLTGKPGDTPVAEPETDDVPEEIMS, encoded by the coding sequence GTGAGCTTCGCGGTCGAGGTGACCGGCCTGGTGAAGAACTACGGCCGGGCCCGCGTCCTGGACGAGATCGACCTACGAATCCCCACGGGCACCGTGATGGGACTGCTCGGACCGAACGGTGCGGGCAAGACGACGACCGTGCGGATCGTCACCACGTTGCTGAAGCCCTCCGCCGGGTCGGTGCGGGTGGCGGGCGTCGACGTGCTGCACGATCCTTCGGCGGCGCGCAAGCGGATCGGGCTGTCCGGCCAGTACGCCGCCGTCGACGCCAACCTGTCCGGCTACGAGAACCTGCGCATGGTGGCCCGGCTGTACGGGATGTCCCCGCGCCGGGCGACCGCTCGGGCCACCGAACTGCTCGGCGCCCTCGGACTCGACTACGCCGCGCACCGCAGGGCGGGGACGTACTCCGGTGGCATGGCCAGGCGGCTCGACCTCGCGGGCGCGCTGGTCGCCCGGCCGCCCGTGGTGGTGCTGGACGAGCCGACCACGGGCTTGGACCCGCGCGGCAGGCTGGACATGTGGCGGGTGATCGGCGACCTCGTGGACGACGGGACCACGGTGCTGCTCACCACGCAATACCTGGAAGAGGCGGACCTGCTGGCCGACCGCATCACCGTCATCGACCACGGGCGGGTCATCGCGCGCGGGTCGGCCGACGAGCTGAAGACCTCGATCGGCGGTGACCGGCTCACCGTCACCCTGGCCGCCGGGCAGGCCGCCGAACCCGCGCTGGCCGTGCTTGCGCAGGTCGGCGTCGGCAACCCCGCGCACGAGGCGGGCACCGATGAGGTATCGGTGGTGGTCGGCGACGGCTCGCGCACCATGGTGGAGGCGCTGCGCAGGCTCGACGACGCGGGCGTCTGCGTGGTCGACGCGAACGTGCACCGGCCGAGCCTCGACGACGTATTCCTTTCCCTCACCGGCAAGCCGGGCGACACGCCCGTCGCGGAACCGGAGACCGATGACGTACCAGAGGAGATCATGTCGTGA
- a CDS encoding ABC transporter permease: MFRDSAIVAHRNLLTILRVPTLLVTATIQPLMFVFLFAYIFGASLGGGQYREFLLAGIFTQTVAFNAAFTTVGLAGDLQKGIIDRMRALPMSRLAVLMGRTLSDLVVNILSLAVMVGCGYVVGWRIHGSVTDAVLAFGVILLFAFAMSWVGALTGLLSPTVEVAQSAGLIWLFPLTFISSAFISAETLPGPLRTIAEWNPITAVSAAGRKLFDNDSPPTFVPPSGWAADHCVEYAVACSVGILVVAVPLALLRYRKVASR, encoded by the coding sequence TTGTTCCGGGACAGCGCGATCGTGGCCCATCGCAATCTGCTGACCATCCTGCGCGTGCCCACGCTGCTGGTGACCGCGACGATTCAGCCGCTGATGTTCGTGTTCCTGTTCGCTTACATCTTCGGCGCGTCGCTCGGCGGTGGCCAGTACCGGGAGTTCCTGCTCGCGGGCATTTTCACCCAGACGGTGGCGTTCAACGCCGCGTTCACCACGGTAGGGCTGGCCGGGGACCTGCAGAAGGGCATCATCGACCGGATGCGGGCGCTGCCGATGTCGCGGCTGGCCGTGCTGATGGGCCGCACGCTGTCCGACCTCGTGGTCAACATCCTCAGCCTGGCGGTGATGGTCGGGTGCGGATACGTGGTCGGGTGGCGCATCCACGGCAGCGTCACCGACGCCGTGCTGGCGTTCGGCGTGATCCTGCTGTTCGCGTTCGCGATGTCCTGGGTCGGCGCGCTGACCGGCTTGCTGTCACCGACCGTCGAGGTGGCGCAGAGCGCCGGGCTGATCTGGCTGTTCCCGCTGACGTTCATCTCCTCGGCGTTCATCTCGGCCGAGACCCTGCCCGGCCCGCTGCGCACGATCGCCGAATGGAATCCGATCACCGCGGTCTCGGCGGCCGGACGCAAGTTGTTCGACAACGACTCGCCGCCCACCTTCGTCCCGCCCAGCGGCTGGGCCGCCGACCACTGCGTCGAGTACGCGGTGGCCTGCTCGGTTGGGATCCTCGTGGTGGCCGTGCCGCTGGCGCTGCTTCGCTACCGCAAGGTGGCCAGCCGCTGA